A region from the Lentisphaera profundi genome encodes:
- a CDS encoding ATP-dependent Clp protease proteolytic subunit produces MYFRLEDEEEEKKTEKEPAGMMKEMLDTRTIIIAEEISPELSRRVLSQLILLNKRSEKEPIYVYINSGGGCADSGFTIYDMLQFFKAPVYTVCSGMCASAAILIFLAAKKGKNFSLPNSRFMLHQPSTGVRGTASDIEITADEINKTRVRYNQIVADICKKTLEVVSKDADRDFWMSPAEAKTYGMVSKVITSFAQLK; encoded by the coding sequence ATGTATTTTCGTTTAGAAGATGAAGAAGAAGAAAAGAAGACTGAGAAAGAACCAGCGGGAATGATGAAAGAGATGCTCGATACGCGTACAATTATTATTGCGGAAGAGATATCACCAGAACTATCTAGACGGGTTCTAAGTCAGTTGATCCTATTGAATAAACGTTCTGAAAAAGAACCTATCTACGTTTATATAAATTCTGGTGGCGGTTGCGCTGATTCAGGTTTTACTATATATGATATGCTCCAGTTCTTCAAAGCTCCAGTTTATACAGTTTGCAGTGGTATGTGTGCAAGCGCGGCGATTTTGATTTTCTTAGCGGCTAAAAAAGGTAAGAATTTCTCTTTACCTAATTCACGCTTTATGCTTCATCAGCCAAGTACTGGTGTGAGAGGTACGGCTTCTGATATCGAGATTACCGCTGACGAAATTAATAAAACCCGTGTGCGCTATAATCAGATTGTAGCCGACATATGTAAAAAAACATTAGAAGTAGTAAGCAAGGATGCGGATCGTGATTTTTGGATGAGTCCTGCAGAAGCAAAAACTTATGGCATGGTATCCAAAGTGATTACATCTTTTGCCCAGCTTAAGTAG